A window from Deltaproteobacteria bacterium encodes these proteins:
- a CDS encoding polysaccharide biosynthesis protein, producing MPFLVRHRQLVSIATHLGIAAAAYLAAFALRFDLELHPRWLTMVATTLPLLLACKLAGFWSARLFGGSWRHVSVQDVEDIARGNLLASTLFLGVMVFTHGLRGFPRSVFLLDLLLCTLAMSAIRIGIRLARERGERRSVRRIETLALIVGAGSAGIKLLQEIEQRRRLRVGVVGFVDDDPRKIGLRVCGTPVLGGIDDLTALVAEHEVGEVLIALPEASGAVIRRVVQHCAAARVRHRVLPTLGELVDGRVMYTQMREVKVGDLLARDAVRLDLPRVAALIAGKTVIVTGAAGSIGSELCRQVAAYGPARLVLYDRHENGMFVLEMELRTRFPGVALVPVLGDVLLADQLERVFSAERPDLVFHAAAYKHVPLAELNVLEAVRNNVLGTYNVARTARAHGTSQFVMVSTDKAVRPTSVMGVTKRVAELVVKNLQREGRTCFAAVRFGNVLGSNGSVVPIFREQIARGGPVTVTHPEVTRYFMTIPEAVQLILQAATIGEGGETFVLEMGEPVKIVDLARQMIRLSGFEPDEDIAIEFSGLRPGEKLYEELVADGEEQTTTPHERIRVLVAQDAPPPLTEWLGRIEAGVAASDMGVVMRTIQDLVPNYTPGAGVREAIVDAGEHAMASPDGRRYARDSERETGDPPSSMPGGARLRRLPRPAAAPEMPAMLADEVGDPRRLPVG from the coding sequence ATGCCCTTCCTCGTCCGGCATCGGCAGCTGGTGAGCATCGCGACCCACCTCGGAATCGCGGCCGCCGCGTACCTCGCCGCCTTCGCCCTGCGCTTCGATCTCGAGCTGCACCCGCGCTGGCTCACGATGGTCGCGACGACCCTGCCGCTGCTGCTCGCGTGCAAGCTCGCCGGCTTCTGGTCGGCGCGACTTTTCGGCGGCTCGTGGCGGCACGTGAGCGTGCAGGACGTCGAGGACATCGCGCGCGGCAACCTCCTCGCCTCGACGCTCTTCCTCGGCGTCATGGTCTTCACGCACGGCCTCCGCGGCTTCCCGCGCTCGGTCTTCCTCCTCGACCTGCTCCTCTGCACGCTCGCGATGAGCGCGATCCGGATCGGCATCCGGCTCGCCCGCGAGCGCGGCGAGCGCCGGTCCGTCCGGCGCATCGAGACGCTCGCGCTCATCGTCGGCGCCGGCTCGGCCGGCATCAAGCTCCTCCAGGAGATCGAGCAGCGCCGGCGCCTGCGGGTCGGCGTCGTCGGCTTCGTCGACGACGACCCGCGGAAGATCGGACTCCGCGTCTGCGGCACGCCCGTCCTCGGCGGCATCGACGACCTGACAGCGCTGGTCGCCGAGCACGAGGTCGGCGAGGTGCTGATCGCGCTGCCCGAGGCGTCGGGCGCCGTCATCCGCCGCGTCGTCCAGCACTGCGCGGCGGCGCGCGTCCGCCACCGCGTGCTGCCGACGCTCGGCGAGCTCGTCGACGGTCGCGTCATGTACACGCAGATGCGCGAGGTGAAGGTCGGCGATCTGCTGGCGCGCGATGCGGTGCGCCTCGACCTGCCGCGCGTGGCCGCGCTCATCGCGGGCAAGACCGTCATCGTCACCGGCGCCGCCGGCTCGATCGGCTCCGAGCTCTGCCGCCAGGTCGCCGCCTACGGCCCGGCGCGCCTCGTCCTCTACGACCGCCACGAGAACGGCATGTTCGTGCTCGAGATGGAGCTGCGCACGCGCTTCCCCGGCGTGGCTCTCGTACCTGTCCTCGGCGACGTGCTCCTCGCCGACCAGTTGGAACGCGTCTTCTCGGCGGAGCGCCCCGATCTGGTCTTCCACGCGGCCGCCTACAAGCACGTGCCGCTCGCCGAGCTGAACGTGCTGGAAGCCGTCCGCAACAACGTGCTCGGCACGTACAACGTCGCGCGCACCGCGCGCGCCCACGGGACGAGCCAGTTCGTGATGGTGTCGACCGACAAGGCCGTCCGCCCGACGAGCGTCATGGGCGTCACCAAGCGCGTCGCCGAGCTGGTCGTGAAGAATCTCCAGCGCGAGGGCCGCACCTGCTTCGCCGCCGTCCGCTTCGGGAACGTGCTCGGCTCGAACGGCAGCGTCGTCCCGATCTTCCGCGAGCAGATCGCGCGCGGCGGCCCGGTGACGGTCACGCATCCGGAGGTCACGCGCTACTTCATGACGATCCCGGAAGCCGTGCAGCTCATCTTGCAGGCCGCGACCATCGGCGAGGGCGGCGAGACCTTCGTCCTCGAGATGGGCGAGCCGGTGAAGATCGTCGACCTGGCGCGCCAGATGATCCGCCTCTCCGGCTTCGAGCCCGACGAGGACATCGCGATCGAGTTCAGCGGCCTCCGGCCGGGCGAAAAGCTCTACGAAGAGCTCGTCGCCGACGGCGAAGAGCAAACCACCACGCCGCACGAGCGCATCCGGGTCCTGGTCGCGCAGGACGCGCCGCCTCCGCTCACGGAATGGCTCGGACGAATCGAGGCCGGCGTCGCCGCGAGCGACATGGGCGTCGTGATGCGGACGATCCAAGATCTCGTGCCCAACTACACGCCGGGCGCTGGCGTCCGCGAGGCGATCGTCGACGCGGGTGAGCATGCGATGGCGAGTCCCGACGGCCGCAGATACGCCCGCGACAGCGAGCGCGAAACGGGAGACCCCCCGAGCTCCATGCCGGGCGGTGCGCGCCTGCGGCGCCTGCCACGTCCCGCCGCCGCACCGGAGATGCCGGCCATGCTGGCCGACGAGGTCGGGGACCCCCGCCGCCTACCGGTCGGATAG
- a CDS encoding DegT/DnrJ/EryC1/StrS family aminotransferase — MSEPDIGPAERAAVLDVLDGKTLALGPRLAAFEARLAAKVGARHGVAVNSGTAALHLCLLAAGIGPEDVVVTTPFSFVASANCILYAGARPLFVDVDPVTLTLDPARLEHAVEAMARSGRRVKAVLPVHVFGQPADMDAILTVAERHGLAVIEDACEAIGGAYKGRPLGTLGDAGTFAFYPNKQMTTGEGGMIVTDDARWDALARSLRNQGRDVFDAWLAHTRLGYNYRLDEMSAALGLAQIERLDEILAKRARVAGWYHARLDRLEGVVRPRLSAATTTESWFVYVVRLADLATRAHVMRGLAARGVPSRPYFPPIHLQPFYRSDFGFRPGMFPIAEAAGDTCVALPFFGTMTEAQVDAVCGAFGEVLDAVRGPGRRRSGVGAEPATDGERSSCDAEEAARA; from the coding sequence ATGAGCGAGCCCGACATCGGACCCGCGGAGCGCGCGGCCGTGCTCGACGTGCTCGACGGCAAGACACTCGCGCTCGGGCCGCGGCTCGCCGCCTTCGAGGCGCGGCTCGCCGCGAAGGTCGGCGCCCGCCACGGCGTCGCGGTCAACAGCGGCACCGCGGCGCTCCACCTCTGCCTCCTCGCCGCGGGCATCGGGCCCGAGGACGTCGTCGTGACGACGCCCTTCAGCTTCGTCGCCTCGGCGAACTGCATCCTCTACGCCGGCGCGCGCCCGCTCTTCGTGGACGTCGACCCGGTGACGCTGACGCTCGATCCCGCGCGCCTCGAGCACGCCGTCGAGGCCATGGCGCGGAGCGGCCGGCGCGTGAAGGCGGTCCTCCCGGTGCACGTCTTCGGGCAGCCGGCCGACATGGACGCGATCCTCACCGTCGCCGAGCGCCACGGCCTCGCCGTCATCGAGGACGCGTGCGAAGCGATCGGCGGCGCCTACAAGGGCCGTCCGCTCGGCACGCTCGGCGACGCCGGCACCTTCGCCTTCTACCCGAACAAGCAGATGACGACCGGCGAAGGAGGCATGATCGTCACCGACGACGCGCGCTGGGACGCGCTCGCGCGGAGCCTCCGCAACCAGGGCCGTGACGTGTTCGACGCCTGGCTCGCGCACACGCGGCTCGGCTACAACTACCGCCTCGACGAGATGAGCGCCGCACTCGGCCTCGCGCAGATCGAGCGGCTCGACGAGATCCTGGCGAAGCGGGCGCGCGTCGCCGGCTGGTACCACGCGCGCCTCGACCGCCTCGAAGGCGTCGTGCGCCCGCGCCTCTCGGCGGCCACCACCACCGAGAGCTGGTTCGTCTACGTCGTGCGCCTCGCGGATCTCGCCACCCGCGCCCACGTCATGCGCGGGCTCGCCGCGCGCGGCGTCCCGTCGCGCCCGTACTTCCCGCCGATCCACCTGCAGCCGTTCTACCGGAGCGACTTCGGGTTCCGGCCCGGGATGTTCCCCATCGCCGAGGCCGCCGGCGACACGTGTGTCGCGCTGCCGTTCTTCGGCACGATGACGGAGGCGCAGGTCGATGCGGTGTGCGGCGCGTTCGGCGAGGTGCTGGACGCAGTCCGTGGGCCGGGTCGCAGACGCAGCGGGGTCGGCGCGGAGCCGGCGACCGACGGCGAGCGCAGCTCGTGCGACGCGGAGGAGGCGGCACGCGCCTGA
- a CDS encoding sugar transferase: MSSVVKRGLDLAGTLALAVMAAPVLLLAALTVRITMGSPVFFRQARVGRDGRLFTLVKLRTMRAPAAGEDALASDHARLTPLGRRLRATSIDELPELWNVLRGDMSLVGPRPLLPEYLPRYTPEQARRHDVRPGLTGLAQVRGRNALDWPERLALDVWYVDHQSLALDLSILLRTLLAVLRRDGIAAADHATMPEFQGVRR; the protein is encoded by the coding sequence ATGAGCTCCGTCGTCAAGCGCGGCCTCGACCTCGCGGGGACGCTCGCGCTCGCCGTCATGGCCGCCCCGGTGCTCTTGCTCGCGGCCCTCACGGTGCGGATCACGATGGGATCACCGGTCTTCTTCCGACAAGCGCGCGTCGGCCGCGACGGCCGCCTCTTCACGCTCGTCAAGCTCCGTACCATGCGCGCTCCCGCGGCCGGCGAGGACGCGCTCGCCAGCGATCACGCGCGCCTGACGCCGCTCGGGCGCCGGCTCCGAGCGACCAGCATCGACGAGCTGCCGGAGCTCTGGAACGTGCTCCGCGGCGACATGTCGCTCGTCGGTCCGCGGCCGCTCCTGCCGGAGTATCTGCCGCGCTACACGCCCGAGCAGGCGCGCCGCCACGATGTGCGGCCGGGGCTCACCGGCCTCGCCCAGGTCCGCGGACGCAACGCCCTCGACTGGCCGGAGCGCCTGGCCCTCGACGTCTGGTACGTCGACCACCAGTCGCTCGCCCTCGATCTTTCGATCCTGCTGCGAACCCTCCTCGCCGTGCTGCGCCGCGACGGCATCGCCGCGGCCGACCACGCGACCATGCCGGAATTCCAAGGAGTCAGAAGGTGA
- a CDS encoding glycosyltransferase family 4 protein: MKVLHLVKTTRGAGFVLRQIRALRRVGVEIVVALPSTTDGLAPRYAEAGAEVIAADLDFGARAPWRLPAALTRCRQLVAAVRPDVIHSHFVSTTLVARLALGRTHAVPRIFQVPGLLHLEHALFRRLDLATAGPADVWIGCCDAITAAYRRAGIAPERVLRSYYGLELAGFGEAARGGFRRTIGVGATTPLVGMVGYMYRPKWYLGERRGVKGHEDLLEAITLVRAVRPEVRAVIVGGAWDGAEDYERELRRRAGRGVVFTGDLPDTRPVYADLDVAVQPSRSEGLPNATVEALASGCPVVATAVGGLPDVIRDGTTGWLVHPGDPARLADAILEALADRAEAGRRATAGRALVTRLLAVDRTAAEVAALYERLVGRARAADGGDAAAAAPAARRPQGATA, from the coding sequence ATGAAGGTCCTGCATCTGGTGAAGACGACGCGCGGCGCCGGATTCGTCTTGCGGCAGATCCGCGCCCTCCGCCGGGTCGGCGTCGAGATCGTGGTGGCCCTGCCGTCGACGACCGACGGACTCGCGCCGCGTTACGCGGAGGCCGGGGCGGAGGTGATCGCGGCCGACCTCGACTTCGGCGCGCGGGCCCCCTGGCGGCTCCCCGCCGCGCTCACGCGCTGCCGCCAGCTGGTCGCCGCCGTCCGCCCCGACGTCATCCACAGCCACTTCGTGTCGACGACGCTCGTGGCGCGCCTTGCCCTCGGGCGCACGCATGCGGTGCCCCGCATCTTCCAGGTGCCGGGACTACTGCACCTGGAGCACGCGCTCTTCCGCCGGCTCGATCTCGCGACGGCCGGACCGGCCGACGTCTGGATCGGCTGCTGCGACGCGATCACGGCGGCGTATCGGCGTGCCGGCATCGCCCCCGAGCGCGTCCTGCGGTCCTACTACGGGCTCGAGCTCGCGGGGTTCGGCGAGGCCGCACGCGGCGGCTTCCGGCGCACGATCGGGGTCGGCGCGACGACCCCCCTCGTCGGGATGGTCGGGTACATGTACCGCCCGAAGTGGTACCTCGGCGAGCGCCGCGGCGTGAAGGGGCACGAGGACCTGCTCGAGGCGATCACGCTCGTGCGCGCGGTGCGTCCCGAGGTGCGGGCAGTGATCGTGGGCGGCGCCTGGGACGGCGCCGAGGACTACGAGCGCGAGCTCCGGCGCCGGGCCGGCAGAGGCGTGGTCTTCACCGGCGACCTCCCCGACACGCGTCCGGTCTACGCCGATCTCGACGTCGCGGTGCAGCCGTCACGCTCGGAGGGACTGCCAAACGCGACCGTCGAGGCGCTCGCGAGCGGCTGTCCCGTCGTCGCGACCGCGGTCGGCGGTCTTCCGGACGTGATCCGGGACGGCACGACCGGATGGCTCGTACACCCCGGGGATCCGGCGCGGCTCGCCGATGCCATCCTCGAAGCGCTCGCCGATCGCGCCGAGGCCGGGCGGCGGGCGACCGCCGGTCGCGCGCTCGTCACCAGGCTCCTCGCGGTCGACCGCACGGCGGCGGAGGTCGCCGCGCTCTACGAGCGGCTCGTCGGCCGGGCCCGGGCGGCGGACGGCGGCGACGCGGCTGCCGCAGCGCCCGCGGCGCGACGTCCGCAGGGAGCCACCGCATGA
- the wzy gene encoding O-antigen polysaccharide polymerase Wzy, with protein MTRVGRRRGRPGARADLAGPLAWLLVAIGLGLVALLASADAVLAPGAAALATSALVATLTACNVHGMRRALVAPSMLFLAALTVFHLGMVVPVALGVAEPAPWLASADPDLVTRAVLSVALTVVAYELGCLAGWRTIRARPGRPGRGRDVVPVATVGSAPRGAPRPAPVRRGNVFHSGGLLVAGGAAAAILANVASIGAGRFFSASYGYALYAATDSRLLLTAFYWLLPTSALVTLVGARPGRETVRALGLLALVTTLLLWAGDRGGAVSLLSAAVVVWTAMRGPLPRKLVVPGALGLLLLMPVVATLRQLPRNGLDLEAIAAAATEASPVGALTEMGGSLRTLVETIRLVPEVTPYRLGGSYLDAALRIVPNVGLDKASHDWSDPASLPPNHWITYMVAPWAYASFGGLGFSAIAEPYLNFGLAGVVVYFFALGAALGWLDGALTRAPSRRFLAITAVVFMPLLVTVRNDFHNFLRPAAWGAGIVLLVEHVHGDRRARTRRMRPPVTIRAAEAA; from the coding sequence ATGACCCGCGTCGGACGGCGCCGCGGCCGCCCCGGCGCGCGCGCGGACCTCGCGGGACCGCTGGCATGGCTGCTCGTCGCGATCGGGCTCGGGCTCGTGGCGTTGCTGGCCTCCGCCGACGCCGTCCTCGCGCCCGGCGCCGCCGCGCTCGCGACGAGCGCGCTCGTCGCCACGCTCACCGCCTGCAACGTCCACGGCATGCGGCGCGCGCTCGTGGCGCCCTCGATGCTCTTCCTCGCGGCGCTCACGGTCTTCCATCTCGGCATGGTGGTGCCGGTAGCACTCGGGGTCGCCGAGCCGGCGCCCTGGCTCGCGAGCGCCGATCCCGACCTCGTCACGCGCGCGGTGCTGTCCGTGGCTTTGACGGTCGTCGCCTACGAGCTCGGATGTCTGGCCGGGTGGCGGACGATCCGCGCGCGCCCCGGCCGCCCCGGCCGCGGCCGCGACGTGGTCCCGGTCGCCACCGTAGGGTCGGCGCCGCGCGGTGCGCCCCGGCCCGCTCCCGTGCGTCGCGGGAACGTGTTCCATTCGGGCGGGCTGCTCGTCGCCGGTGGCGCCGCCGCAGCGATCCTCGCGAACGTCGCGTCGATCGGCGCGGGCCGCTTCTTCTCGGCCTCCTACGGCTACGCACTCTACGCGGCGACCGACTCGCGCCTGCTCCTCACCGCCTTCTACTGGCTCCTGCCGACGTCGGCCCTGGTGACGCTCGTCGGCGCTCGTCCGGGGCGCGAAACCGTCCGCGCGCTCGGGCTGCTCGCGCTCGTGACGACGCTGCTGCTCTGGGCGGGCGATCGCGGCGGGGCGGTGTCGCTGCTCTCGGCGGCGGTCGTCGTCTGGACGGCGATGCGCGGTCCGCTACCGCGCAAGCTCGTCGTGCCGGGAGCGCTCGGCCTCCTGCTGCTCATGCCGGTGGTCGCGACGCTCCGACAACTGCCGCGCAACGGGCTCGACCTCGAGGCGATCGCCGCCGCGGCCACCGAGGCCTCGCCCGTCGGCGCGCTCACGGAGATGGGCGGCAGCTTGCGGACGCTCGTCGAGACGATCCGTCTGGTTCCCGAAGTCACGCCCTACCGGCTCGGCGGCTCGTACCTCGACGCGGCGCTGCGCATCGTCCCGAACGTCGGCCTCGACAAGGCGAGCCACGACTGGAGCGATCCCGCGTCGCTGCCACCCAATCACTGGATCACCTACATGGTCGCGCCCTGGGCCTACGCGAGCTTCGGCGGCCTCGGCTTCTCGGCGATCGCCGAGCCCTACCTGAACTTCGGTCTGGCCGGCGTGGTGGTCTACTTCTTCGCGCTCGGCGCCGCCCTGGGTTGGCTCGATGGCGCCCTCACGCGGGCGCCGTCCCGGCGCTTCCTCGCGATCACGGCCGTCGTGTTCATGCCGCTGCTGGTGACGGTGCGCAACGACTTCCACAATTTCCTGCGCCCGGCCGCGTGGGGCGCGGGCATCGTGCTCCTCGTCGAGCACGTCCACGGCGACCGGCGAGCACGGACGCGGCGCATGCGTCCGCCCGTGACGATCCGCGCGGCGGAGGCGGCATGA
- a CDS encoding glycosyltransferase translates to MSLLRRNAAWALAGNAGYAACQWAILMAVARRAAPADVGRFALALAVTSPIVMLTNLQLRAVQATDARRETPFGVYFGVRLASVGVAWLVIALVTTASGYERATAALVAAMALAKGVEAIADVVFGLQQQHENLRRIACSLLLKGAGSVVAVALVLAATGGLVWSVLAMAAWWAVVLIAVDLRGAAQLATLRPVLRPSVLAPLAWLALPLGLVMGLNSFAVNVPRYAVAAHLGPDALGYFAATAYLLVAGSQPMLAVGAALSPRLARLHHDDRRAYRALALRGLGAAAALGVAGIVAASLCGRTFLALAYPPDYTAHADLLVWLAVVAAVGFLSTGLGVAATAARRFRVQLATAGASLALGAIAAVTLVPRFGLVGAALALLTSELTRLVCLGAAFARECRTPAEEEGDELRAASRRPRRILHVFGTMDRGGAETRTLEIMRGIDRAAYRFDFCVLSGKPGAYAPEIVALGGSVIPCPLAPHWSFAMRLLRMLRSGRYDVVHSHVHQFSGPVLLLAWLAAVPIRIAHLRSVHDGRGGGLARRAYRVAARAIVARAATTVIAVSRSAMEAFWGADWEDDPRRRVIYNGVDVARFACRGGPDVRTELGIPPAARVVLHVGSFTPAKNHAALVAIAAALERRRPEVVFVLVGDGALRPGIEAAVAADGLGPRFRFTGSRDDVPALLAAADVLVLPSLWEGLPGVVLEASACGVPVVASPLAAVAEIGRTIDGIHTADPADAAGFAATLDDVLQRAASRRSAQAARGLPPIFATETSMQRLLECYR, encoded by the coding sequence GTGAGCCTGCTCCGCCGCAACGCCGCGTGGGCGCTCGCGGGCAACGCGGGCTATGCGGCGTGTCAGTGGGCCATCCTCATGGCGGTCGCGCGGCGCGCGGCGCCCGCCGATGTCGGCCGCTTCGCGCTGGCCCTCGCCGTCACCTCGCCGATCGTGATGCTGACCAATCTGCAGCTGCGCGCGGTCCAGGCGACCGACGCGCGGCGCGAGACGCCTTTCGGCGTCTACTTCGGCGTCCGGCTCGCGTCGGTCGGGGTGGCGTGGCTCGTGATCGCCCTCGTCACCACCGCGAGTGGCTACGAGCGGGCGACGGCGGCGCTCGTCGCCGCCATGGCCCTCGCGAAGGGCGTCGAGGCGATCGCCGACGTCGTCTTCGGACTGCAGCAACAGCACGAGAACCTGCGCCGCATCGCGTGCTCGCTCTTGCTGAAGGGCGCCGGCAGTGTCGTAGCGGTCGCGCTCGTCCTCGCCGCGACCGGCGGGCTCGTTTGGTCGGTGCTGGCGATGGCGGCGTGGTGGGCGGTCGTGCTGATCGCGGTGGACCTCCGCGGCGCGGCGCAGCTCGCCACGCTCCGCCCCGTCCTGCGACCGTCCGTGCTCGCCCCGCTCGCCTGGCTGGCCCTGCCGCTCGGCCTCGTCATGGGCCTCAACAGCTTCGCCGTGAACGTGCCGCGGTACGCGGTCGCCGCGCATCTCGGGCCCGACGCGCTCGGGTACTTCGCCGCCACCGCGTACCTCCTCGTCGCGGGGTCGCAGCCGATGCTGGCGGTCGGGGCGGCCTTGAGCCCGAGGTTGGCGCGCCTGCATCACGACGATCGTCGGGCGTACCGTGCGCTGGCCCTCCGCGGCCTCGGTGCCGCCGCGGCGCTCGGTGTCGCCGGCATCGTGGCGGCGAGCCTGTGCGGCCGGACGTTCCTCGCCCTCGCCTACCCCCCCGACTACACCGCCCACGCCGACCTCCTGGTCTGGCTCGCCGTCGTCGCGGCCGTCGGCTTCCTCTCGACCGGCCTCGGCGTCGCGGCCACCGCCGCCCGCCGCTTTCGGGTCCAACTCGCCACCGCCGGCGCGTCACTGGCGCTCGGAGCGATCGCCGCCGTCACGCTGGTGCCGCGCTTCGGCCTCGTCGGCGCCGCGCTCGCCTTGCTGACGAGCGAGCTCACACGCCTGGTCTGCCTCGGCGCGGCCTTCGCCCGCGAATGCCGCACGCCGGCGGAGGAGGAGGGCGACGAGCTCCGGGCGGCCAGCCGCCGGCCGCGGCGCATCCTGCACGTCTTCGGCACGATGGACCGCGGCGGCGCCGAAACCCGCACGCTCGAGATCATGCGCGGCATCGACCGGGCCGCGTATCGATTCGACTTCTGCGTGTTGAGCGGGAAGCCGGGAGCCTACGCCCCGGAGATCGTCGCGCTCGGCGGAAGCGTAATTCCCTGTCCGCTGGCGCCACATTGGAGCTTCGCGATGCGGCTGCTCCGCATGCTGCGGAGCGGACGCTACGACGTGGTGCACAGCCACGTGCACCAGTTCTCCGGTCCGGTGCTGCTGCTCGCGTGGCTCGCCGCCGTCCCCATCCGCATCGCCCACCTCCGGAGCGTGCACGACGGCCGAGGCGGCGGCCTCGCGCGGCGCGCGTATCGCGTCGCGGCGCGTGCGATCGTCGCGCGCGCGGCCACCACCGTCATCGCCGTCTCGAGGAGCGCGATGGAAGCGTTCTGGGGTGCCGACTGGGAGGATGATCCGCGCCGGCGCGTCATCTACAACGGCGTCGACGTCGCCCGTTTCGCGTGTCGGGGCGGCCCGGACGTCCGAACCGAGCTCGGCATTCCGCCGGCCGCCCGCGTCGTGCTCCACGTCGGGAGCTTCACGCCGGCAAAGAACCACGCGGCGCTCGTCGCGATCGCCGCCGCATTGGAGCGCCGCCGGCCCGAGGTCGTCTTCGTGCTCGTCGGCGACGGTGCGCTACGCCCCGGCATCGAGGCCGCGGTGGCCGCGGACGGCCTCGGGCCTCGCTTCCGCTTCACCGGCAGCCGCGACGACGTGCCCGCGCTCCTCGCGGCGGCCGACGTCCTGGTGCTGCCGTCGCTCTGGGAAGGACTCCCCGGGGTCGTGCTGGAAGCGTCGGCCTGCGGCGTACCGGTCGTCGCGAGCCCGCTCGCCGCGGTCGCGGAGATCGGGCGCACGATCGATGGCATCCACACCGCGGACCCGGCCGACGCCGCGGGCTTCGCCGCGACGCTGGACGACGTGCTGCAGCGCGCGGCTTCCCGTCGCAGCGCGCAGGCGGCGCGCGGGCTGCCGCCGATCTTCGCGACCGAGACGTCGATGCAACGGCTCCTGGAGTGCTACCGATGA
- a CDS encoding glycosyltransferase family 4 protein produces the protein MKLLVALEARLATAPDGTISSPTGVEGPAFWERYLDVFDSVTVAARTTPPRDDDTARRPSIAGPRVSIAPLPDYHGPWEWLRTRSKVRAALRGAIADADALCLRAPGPIAAAAWRVRGRRPFAVEVVGDPHAALAPGAVKSIVRPLARRRLTRELRAMCRTADAVAYVTSAGLPERYPAADWWTSYSSLDLEDDAFIDEAALATRSAWRARPSRGTAIDPWRVVAVGSLAQPYKGHDVLIDALARLRTRGLVADLTLVGEGRLRAALTARAAQAGVTLRLPGHVPAGSAVRACLDAADVFVLPSRSEGLPRALLEAMARGVPSVGTEVGGVPALLPGDRLVPPGDAGALAALLERLAARSADPLAWGSRDRAAAYEHHVRTLAPKRAALYRRLHDAAVAGHA, from the coding sequence ATGAAGCTCCTCGTCGCGCTCGAAGCCCGTCTCGCAACGGCACCGGACGGCACCATTTCGTCGCCGACGGGCGTCGAGGGACCGGCCTTCTGGGAACGCTACCTCGACGTCTTCGACTCGGTCACGGTCGCGGCGCGCACGACGCCGCCGCGGGACGACGACACCGCCCGCCGGCCGTCCATCGCGGGACCGCGCGTCAGCATCGCGCCGCTCCCCGACTACCATGGTCCCTGGGAATGGCTGCGGACGCGGTCGAAGGTGCGCGCGGCGCTCCGCGGCGCCATCGCGGACGCCGACGCCCTCTGTCTGCGCGCCCCGGGTCCGATCGCGGCCGCCGCATGGCGCGTGCGCGGCCGGCGGCCGTTCGCGGTCGAGGTGGTCGGCGATCCCCATGCGGCGCTCGCGCCGGGCGCGGTCAAGAGCATCGTGCGGCCGCTCGCGCGCCGCCGGCTCACCCGCGAGCTCCGGGCCATGTGCCGCACCGCCGATGCCGTCGCCTACGTCACGAGCGCGGGGCTTCCCGAGCGCTACCCTGCCGCCGACTGGTGGACGAGCTATTCCTCGCTCGACCTCGAAGACGACGCGTTCATCGACGAGGCGGCGCTCGCGACCCGTTCCGCCTGGCGCGCGCGGCCGAGCCGCGGCACCGCGATCGATCCGTGGCGGGTGGTGGCGGTGGGATCGCTCGCGCAACCGTACAAGGGTCACGACGTGCTGATCGACGCGCTCGCGCGCCTGCGGACGCGCGGCCTGGTCGCCGACCTGACGCTCGTCGGCGAGGGGCGCCTGCGCGCGGCGCTCACGGCGCGCGCCGCGCAGGCGGGCGTGACGCTGCGCCTGCCGGGGCACGTCCCGGCCGGGTCCGCCGTGCGCGCCTGCCTCGACGCCGCCGACGTGTTCGTGCTGCCGTCGCGGAGCGAAGGCTTGCCGCGCGCGTTGCTCGAGGCGATGGCGCGCGGCGTCCCGTCGGTCGGCACCGAGGTGGGCGGCGTCCCCGCCTTGCTGCCGGGCGATCGCCTCGTGCCGCCCGGCGACGCCGGCGCGCTCGCCGCTCTCCTCGAGCGCCTCGCCGCCCGGAGCGCCGATCCGCTGGCGTGGGGCTCCCGCGACCGCGCGGCGGCGTACGAGCACCATGTACGGACCCTCGCGCCGAAGCGCGCCGCGCTCTACCGGCGGCTCCACGACGCCGCCGTCGCGGGGCACGCGTGA